GAAGGTGCGCGGCCGGAGGCCCGCCTGTTCGCGCAGAACCGACGAGCGCCCGTCGGCGGAGACAACGAGTCGTGCACGGATCTCGGCGAGGCCCGCCGGCCCGCCCGCCACGACTCCGCGTACGGCGCCGCCCTCCCAGATCAGCTCGGTCGCCTCGGTCTGCATCAACAGCCGGAAATTGGGATGCTTCGCGGCTTCATCGGCAAGGAAGCTGAGGAAGTCCCACTGCGGCGCCAGGACCAGGAAGTCGTCCGGCGGGGCGAGCCGGCTGAAGTCGACGGGGTGGAGCCGGTTGCCGTTGACCACGATGTCCAGCGTGCTCACGCTGGTGTGCGGCAACCCCAGGAACCGATCGCGCAGCCCCAGCTCGCCCAGCACACCGATGGTGGACGGATGGATGGTGTCGCCGCGGAAGTCCCGGAAGAAGTCGGCGTGCTTCTCCAGCACCACCACATCCACACCGTTGCGCGCGAGGATCAGACCGAGCATCATCCCGGCCGGCCCGGCCCCCACGATCACGCACGTCGTGTTCAGCGTCTCCATGATGGGCAGCGTATCCTCCGGGCATGGCCATCATCGGCACCCTTTTCATCGTCGCGGCTGCCGTCGTGCACGTGGTCTTCTTCGCGATGGAGAGTGTGCTCTGGTCGGCGCCCGGCGTCTGGCGACGGTTCGGCCTCACGTCCCAGCGGGATGCGGACGTCGTGCGTCCGATGGCGTACAACCAGGGCTTCTACAACCTGTTCCTCGCGGGAGGCTCGGTGGTCGGCCTGCTCCTCTACTGGACGACCCTGCGCCAGGTGGGCTTCGGCCTCATCTTCTTCTGCGGCATCTGCATGGTGCTCGCGTCGCTCGTACTCCTGACGACGGGTCGCCGGCTCTGGGGCGCCGTCCTGCTGCAGGGCGGCCTGCCGCTGGTCGGCCTGATCCTGTTCGTGATCGCGGAGAACGCGCCTACTCGATGAACTCGCCGTCGGCCGCGAGCTCGCTGCCGTCGACGCGCAGCGCCTCCACGAGGCGTGCGGCGTGCGGGGTGGACACGATGATGCGCGAGTACTCCTCGCCGTCGAGGTCGATCACGACCGCGGCCCGCTGCTTGCCCTTGATGAGCAGGAAGTCTTTGCCTCCGTGGAACTTCCACGTTCCGATCGACAGGGTGAGCGGGACGGCCGCACCCGGTGCGCGGATGCCGCGGATCCAGATCCAGGGGTCCTCGGTGATCGCCACCGAGCGGATGCTGTCGCGCGGCACGACCAGATCCTCCCGCTTCACGGCCAGCACCTTCTCGGCCCTGGTCAAGTGGATCTCCAGGCGGTCGGGGTGAACGTGCAAGTCGGCCATGTCTCTATCCTGCCAAGCCCGTCGCCCGCTCGGGTCTCAGGAATCTCACAAAGGCATTACTTTCCCGTGGAGGATGCCCGTTCCCTGGGCATGTATCCTTCTCGTCGTGGCAACGCAGCGACGAACTCCGGGCTCGCAGACTTCACTTCGTGAAGCCAACAGAGCCCGCATCGTCGACGCCATCAAGAAGCACGGCGGCCTCACCCAGGTCGAACTGGCCGGTGCGACCGGCCTCTCCCCCGCAACGGTGTCCAACATCGTCAAGGAACTCTCGACCTCCGGCGTGTTGCATACCGCGCAGAGCATCCGCTCGGGCCGGCGCGCTCAGCACGTCACCCTGGCGCACGCCCTGGGGCTCGTGGTCGGCGTCCACTTCTCGACGCGACACCTGCGCGTCGCCCTCGCCGACGTCGCCAACACGGTCGTCGCCGAGAACCACATGCCGCTCGCCAAGGATCACCGCGCCGACAACGAGCTGGACAAGGTCTCGCTGCTGCTCAACGACATGCTCGAGTCGGTGGACGCCTCCCACGACGACCTGCTGGCTGTCGGGATCGCTCTCCCCGCGCCGATCGACCGCGCGACCGGCACGATCGCGCGCAGCGGGATCATGCGCGGCTGGGACGGCGTGGTCGTCGCCGAATCGCTGGAGCGACGCATCAAGCGCCCCGTCTTCGTCGACAATGCCGCCAATCTCGGGGCGCTGGGCGAGTCCCGACTCGGAGCCGGCCGCGGGAAGCGGAACACGATCACCCTCGACATCGGAGACGGCATCGGGGCCGGACTGCTGCTGAACGGGCAGCTGTTCCGCGGGAACCACGGCGTTGCCGGGGAGTTCGGCCACACCACCATCCGCGAGAACGGACCGCTCTGCCGCTGCGGCAACCGCGGCTGCCTGGAGGCGCTCGCGGGCGGACCGGCGATCATGGACGAGCTGCGCGATCACCTCGGCAGCCTGAAGCTGGGCGACGTGGTGCTGCAGGCGATGGCCGGGGATGCGCGCTGCATCCGCGCCATCGCCGACGCGGGACGGCACATCGGCGTCGCCACCGCGAACCTGTGCAACCTGATCGACCCGGAACGCGTCATCGTCGGCGGCGAGCTCTCCCGCGCCGGAGAACTGCTGCTCGGCCCGATGCGGCACGCGGTCGAGCGCTCGATCATCGTGAATCCCGACCTCATGCCCGACATCGTGCAGGGTCAGCTCGGGGTGCGCGCGGCCACGCTCGGGGCCGTCGCCTACGCGGTCGACTGCGTCTCGCTCTCTCCCGACGGCGTCGCGTTCTGAACGTCCCCCTGCGTTGGCCCCCGAAGACGTCTCGAACCGTTACCGAATCCATTGGCTTCAACTCTTGACGCCATACCCCTCGGCTGGGACACTCAACCCAGCCGCCAACGAAGGCGGTCCCGAATCGGAGGTTTTTCAATGAAGATCGCCACCAAGAGAGCGGTCATCGCGTCGGCCGCGATCCTGCTCACAGCCGTCACCCTCACAGCGTGTTCGAACGGTTCCGGAAACAGCTCCGGCGGAAGCTCCGCGAACGCCGCCAACGCCCAGATCGGGCTCCTCCTCCCCGACTCCGTCACCGCCCGGTACGAAGCGGCGGACAAGCCCTTCTTCGAAGCCAAGGTCAAGTCGCTCTGCTCCGGCTGCAAGGTCCTCTACGCGAACGCCGACGGCGACGCCAGCAAGCAGCAGCAGCAGGCGGAGTCGATGCTGACGCAGGGCGTCAAGGTGCTCGTGCTCGACCCGTTCGACGGTGAGGCCGCCGCATCCATCGTGGGCGAGGCGAAGGCCAAGAATGTGCCGGTCATCTCCTACGACCGTCTGATCAACAGCCCGGACAGCAACTACTACATCTCGTTCGACAACGAGAAGGTGGGTCAGCTGCAGGGACAGGCGCTGGTCGACAAGCTCAAGAAGGACGGTGTCGCTTCGGGCGCCGGCATCCTCATGGTCAACGGCTCGCCGACGGACAACAACGCCACGCTGTTCAAGAAGGGCGCGCACAGCGTCATCGACCCCAGCGGCTACAAGGTGCTCGCCGAGTTCGACACCCCCGGATGGGACCCCGCCAAGGCCCAGGACTGGGTGTCCGGCCAGGTCTCGCAGTTCAAGGACCAGATCAAGGGCGTCTACGCCGCGAACGACGGCACCGGTGGTGGCGCGATCGCGGCCATGAAGGCGGCCAACGTGAGCCCGCTCCCGCCCGTCACGGGTCAGGACGCCGAGCTCGCCGGTATCCAGCGCATCCTCGCCGGCGACCAGTACATGACCGTCTACAAGGCCCTCCAGCCGGAGGCTGAGAAGGCGGCCGAGCTGGCCGTTTCGCTCACCAAGGGCGAGAAGCCGAAGGGCGACACCACGGTCAAGACCGCGGGCGGCGCGGACATCCAGTCGTTCCTGCTGACCCCGGTCGCGGTGACGACGGACAACATCGAGAGCACGGTCGTGAAGGACAACTTCTACGGCACCGACTCGGCGTCGAAGATCTGCACGGCTGACTACAAGGCAGCCTGCGACAAGTACGGCATCAAGTAACCGAACACGGTTCCTCCCGGCCCGGGATACGCCCCCTCCATCGGAGAAGGGACGTCCCGGGCCGGGTGGTTCCGCTCTACCCTGAGAACAGGAAGCATGCTGCGCACAGCTCGAAGGAGAACGCCGTGACCATGGAATCCGCGATCGTGGACGACGAGCGGTCGGCCCGCCGCCCCGTCCTCTCCCTGCGGGGGGTCTCGAAAGGGTTCGGCGCCGTCCAAGCGCTCACCGACATCCACCTCGACGTCTACCCGGGAGAGGTCGTCGCTCTCGTCGGCGACAACGGCGCCGGAAAGTCGACGCTCGTCAAGATCCTCGCCGGTGTGCACCCGCAGGATGCGGGGACGATCGAGTTCGACGGCCAGGAGGTGAACATCCCCTCCCCCGCCGCCTCGCGCGAACTGGGCATCGCGACGGTGTTCCAGGACCTCGCCCTCTGCGACAACCTCGACGTCGTCTCGAACCTCTTCCTCGGCCGCGAGATCAGCAAGGGAACGCTGGACGAGGAGGAGATGGAGAAGCGGTCGTGGAGCCTGCTGCGGCAGCTCTCCGCGCGCATCCCGTCCGTCCGGATCGCCGTCGCCTCGCTCTCGGGAGGACAGCGGCAGACCGTCGCCATCGCCCGCTCGCTGATCGGCGACCCGCGCATCGTCATCCTCGACGAGCCCACCGCCGCGCTCGGCGTCGCGCAGACCGCCGAGGTGCTGAACCTGATCGAGCGCCTGCGCGAGCGCGGCCTCGGCGTCATCCTGATCAGCCACAACATGGCCGACGTGCAGGCGGTCGCGGACCGCGTCGCCGTGCTCCGCCTCGGCCGCAACAACGGCGACTTCCGGGTGCCGGAGGTCAGCTACGAAGAGATCATCTCCGCCATCACCGGCGCCACGGACAACGTGGTCGTGCGCCGCGCCGAGCGCCTCATGGAGGCCGAAGAATCCATCGAACGGAGCCCGGAAGCATGAGCAAGGCAACCCCATCCGCGGCCACGGAGACGCCGGCCGAGCTGGCGGCGGACCTGCAGGACGAGCGACTCATCCGCGACGAGGGACTCGGTGGCGCGGCGCGCGCCTTCGGGCGACGCGTCCGCGGCGGCGACCTGGGGTCGCTCCCCGTCGTGATCGGGCTGATCGTGATCTGGGTGGTCTTCCAGATCCTCAACCCGAACTTCCTCAGCGCGAACAACCTCGTCAACCTGACGCTCCAGTGCGCCGCGATCGGCACGATCTCGATCGGCATCGTCCTGGTGCTGCTGCTCGGCCAGATCGACCTCTCGGTCGGCTCGGTCAGCGGTGTGTCTGCGGCCATCCTCGGCGTCGGTTTCACGCAGCTGCACTGGCCGCTCTGGCTCACGGTGATCGTCGCGATCCTCGCCGGATCGGCGATCGGCCTGCTGTACGGCTTCCTCTTCACCCGGTTCGGGGTGCCGAGCTTCGTGATCACGCTGGCCGGTCTGCTCGGCTTCCTCGGCCTGCAGCTGTGGATCCTCGGAGCGAACAGCTCGATCAACATCCCGTACGACTCGTGGATCGTGAAGTTCGCCCAGCAGTGGTTCCTCCCGCCGTGGGCCGCCTACACCCTGGCGGTGATCGCCGCGGGCGGGATGTTCCTCTCCGACTGGCGACGGAACATCCGGCGGCGCAAGGCCGGGCTGTCCGAAGGCTCCGTGGCGGTCGTCGCGATCAAGGCGGTGCTGCTGCTGATCGGCCTGTGCATCAGCGTCTGGTACCTCTCGACCGACCGCGGGACGGGCGCGATGTTCCTGTTCTTCGTCATCCTCGTGATCGTGATGAACTTCCTGCTCACCCGTACGCGCTGGGGCCGCGCGGTCTTCGCGGTCGGCGGATCGGTGGAGGCGGCCCGCCGAGCGGGCATCCACGTCAACCGCATCTTCATCAGCGTGTTCATCCTCTGCTCGACGTTCGCAGCGGTCGGCGGCCTTCTCGCAGCGGCGCGCCTCGCGTCGGTCGGCGCGGGTTCGGGCGGCACGGACACCAACCTGAACGCGATCGCGGCGGCCGTCATCGGCGGCACGAGCCTGTTCGGCGGACGCGGGTCGGCGTGGTCTGCGCTGCTCGGCATCCTGGTCATCCAGTCGATCTCGAACGGCCTGACGCTGATGAACCTCGACTCGTCCTACCGCTTCATGATCACGGGCGCCGTGCTGCTGCTCGCAGTGATCATCGACTCGCTGTCGCGGCGGTCGCGCGCGTCGCACGGGCAAGCCTAGCGACGGCACTCCGTCCGCCCCGACGGGCGTGGGAGAGTGGTGGGATGACCCGGACCACCACCTTCCGCGCCCGTCTTCTGCGTTCCGGCGCCGAGCCGCAGACGGTGACCGTGCGGTCGTCGTCGGATGCGCCGCCGCGCACGCTGCGACGAGCCGCCGGGGGCGGTGGGACGCTCAACTTCGACGTGTACGCACTGCTCGACGCGGACGGCTGGCCGGCCTCGGCCACCTACACCTACGTCGAATCGCTCTCGCGGGAACCGTCCGCCTCGGACGAGTGACCGTGAGGTGCTCAAAGCTGCGGCCCGCGACGGCGCGTCGGGGACGACGACGAGCACCTCAGCGGATCACGGAGTGGGCGGGAGAGCGGGGGTCGCGGAGGCGGAGGCGCGCGCGGCGGCCGGGAGGGCGTCCAGGATGCGCGCAACGGCCGCGTCGTCGTGGGCGGCGGTGACGAACCAGGCCTCGAAGACACTCGGGGGCAGCGAGACGCCCTGGTCGAGCATCGTGTGGAAGAACGCGCGGTACCGGTACGCCTCCTGGCGCTGCACCTCGGCGTAGGTGCGCGGAGCATTCTCGAAGTCGCCGAAGGCGAAGCTGAACAGGTTTCCGGCCCGCTGGACGCGGTGAGCCACTCCGGCGGCGGACAGCGCGTCGGAGGTCGCCGCCGACACGGTCTCGGCGACGGTGTCCAGGCGGTCGTAGACGGACTCGTCCGCGTTCGCGAGCGTCGCCAGGCCGGCGGCCACCGCGACCGGGTTCCCCGAGAGCGTGCCCGCCTGGTAGACGGGGCCGGCGGGCGCGAGGAAGTCCATCAGCTCGGCCCGTCCGCCGAGAGCCGCAAGGGGCATCCCGCCGCCGACGACCTTTCCGAAGGTGACCAGGTCGGGCGTGTACCCGCGGTCGAGTCCCCAGAACCCGGCGTCGCTGACGCGGAAGCCGGTCAGCACCTCGTCGAGGATGAGCAGCGCACCGAACTCGTGGGCGAGGTCGGTGAGGGCGGCGTTGAAGCCCTCGTCCGGCGGGACGACGCCCATGTTGGCGGCGGCGGCCTCGGTGATGACGGCCGCGATGTCGGGGCCTTGCGCCTCGAAGACCGCGCGCACCGCATCCAGGTCGTTGTACGGCAGCACGATCGTCTGCGCTGCCGTCGCCTCCGTCACACCGGCGGACCCCGGGAGGGCCAGGGTGGCGAGGCCGGAGCCGGCCTCGGCCAGCAGGCCGTCGGAGTGCCCGTGGTAGTGACCCGCGAACTTGATGAGCAGCGGGCGACCGGTGAAGCCGCGCGCCAGGCGGATCGCGGTCATCGTCGCCTCGGTGCCGGTGGAGACCAGCCGCAGCTTCTCGATGAACGGGACGCGGCCGATGACGGCCTCCGCGAGCTGGGTCTCGGCCGGAGTGGATGCGCCGAACGACAGTCCGCGCGCGGCGGCCTGCTGCACCGCGTCCACGACGGCGGGATGCGCGTGGCCGAGGATCGCCGGACCCCACGACGCGACCAGGTCGACGTACTCGCGGCCGTCCGCGTCGGTGACGTACGGCCCGCGGGCCGAGACGATGAAGCGCGGGGTGCCGCCGACCGAGCGGAAGGCGCGCACGGGCGAGTTCACCCCTCCCGGGATGACGCGCTGCGCGCGCTCGAACTGCTCCAGATTGACGTCGTTCATCGCAGCCATCCCGCCACTTCGGTCGCCCAATAGGTCATGATCGCGTCGGCGCCGGCGCGGCGGGCGCCGATCAGGGTCTCCTCGATGATGCGGTCGCGGTCGATCCAGCCGTTCGCTGCCGCAGCCTCCACCATCGCGTACTCCCCCGACACCTGGTACGCCCACACGGGGACGTCGCTCATGGCGGCGACATCGCTGAGGACGTCGAGGTAGCTGAGCGCCGGCTTCACCATCAGGATGTCGGCGCCCTCCTCGAGGTCGAGGCGCGCCTCGCGCAGGCCCTCGCGGCGGTTCGCCGGGTCTTGCTGATAGGCGCGGCGATCGCCGGAGAGCTGCGAGTCGACCGCCTCGCGGAACGGACCGTAGAAGCCGGAAGCGTACTTGGCCGAGTAGGCCAGGATCACGACATCGGTGTGGCCCGCGTCATCGAGCGCCTCGCGCACGGCGGCGACCTGGCCGTCCATCATCCCGCTGAGGCCCAGCAGCTGCGAGCCGGCCTCGGCCTGCGCAATCGCCATGTCGCGGTAGCGGAGCAGGGTGGCGTCGTTGTCGACGTGACCGCGTGCATCCAGGACTCCGCAGTGGCCGTGGTCGGTGAACTCGTCGAGGCACAGGTCGGTCTGCACGACCAGCGCGTCGCCCACCTCGTCGGCGAGCACGCGGGTCGCCACGTTCAGGATCCCCTCCGGGTCGGTCGCGGCCGAGCCGATCGCGTCGCGCGTCTCGGGCACACCGAAGAGCATGAGCCCGCCGACGCCGGCCTCGGCCGCCTCGTTCGCCACGCGCTTCAGCGAGTCGAGACTGTGCTGCGAGACGCCCGGCATCGAACCGATCGGGACGGGCTCGGCGGCGCCCTCGCGCACGAACAGCGGGAGGATCAGCTCGGAGGGGTGGAGGCGGGTCTCGGCGGTCAGCCGGCGCATCGCCGGGGACTGCCGCAGCCGTCGGGGTCGGATGACGGGATGCAGTTCACTCACTCACATCAGCCTACGCCCGCCACGCTGAGCACCCTCCCAGCGAACGGCTCCGGGAACGTCGGGTCAGGCGTCGGCCGCGTCGGCCGCGGCACGGGACTGCGCGACCTGCACGACGGCGTCGATGAGGGAGGCGGCTGTGCGCTCCTCGGCGATCACATCCACACGGAGTCCGAAGGACCGGGCGTCGCGTGCGGTCTGCGGACCGATCGCCGCGATGAGTGTGGACTCGGGCACCGGTCCCAGCTGCTGCTGGACCTGCTCGGCGACCGAGCCGCTGGTCACGAGGATGGCCTGCACCAGCCCGTCGCGGACATCGTCCACCACGCTCTCCGGCACCGGGACGCCGACCGTGCGGTAGGCGACAACCGACTCGACCTCGTGCCCGATGCGGCGGAGCCCTTCGGTGAGGAGCGGCTTGGCGATCTCGGACCGGAGCGTCAGCACGCGCAGCGGGAAGGCGCCCTGCGTCGCGGCCTCCCACTCGTCGAGCAGACCGCGGGCCGAGTTGTCCTCGGAGGGGACGAGGTCGACGTGATACCCGGCGGCCGCCAGGGCGGCGGCCGTCGTCTCGCCAACAGCGGCGACGCGAGTCGTCGGCGGGACCACCGCGCGCTGGGCGCTGAGGACGTCGACCGTGGTGGCGCTGGTGACGGTCATCCAGTCGAACTCGCCGTTCGCGAGCCGGGCCAGCGCCCTCTCGAGCGCGGGCGCGTCGGCGGTCGGCGCGAAGTTGATCATCGCCGCGACGACGGGAGAGGCCCCCTTCGACCGGAGGTCGGCCGCGACGGAGTCGCCCCACGGGCCGCCGCGTGGCACGAGGACGCGCCAACCGGCCAAGGGCTTGGGGATGGGAGCCGTATTGGTCATCGGCTGCTCCCCAGCGGTGCCAGGTCGGCAGCGCCGGCCTGCAGCAGTTCGGCGACCACCCGGGCGCCGACGTCGAGCGCGGCCTCCTGGAGGTGGGCCGAACTCAGCGAGTCCGGAGTGGCCGCGTGGGATGCGGTCAGCCGCTCGGTGCCGTCGGGACGGTAGACCGTCGCCGTCAGGAACAGGAGGCCGTCATCGACGATCGCCGTGGCGCCGATCGGTGCAGCGCATCCCGCTTCGAGTCCGGCGAGCACATGGCGCTCGGCGACGACGGAGGCGTGGGTGGTGACGTGGTCCACTGCGGCGAGCGCGCGCGCGATGGGCCCGCGGCCCTTCTCGTCCCCGGCGCGCACCTCGAGCGCGAGCGCGCCCTGACCGGGAGCCGTCGGCATGAGCGACAGGGGGAAATAGTCCGTCACGGCGTCGAGGCGGCCGAGGCGGGTGAGCCCGGCGGCCGCGAGGACCACCGCATCCAACTCGCCCTCGGCGACCATTCTGAGACGCGTGTCGACGTTGCCGCGGAGGTCCGTGACATCGAGGTCGGGGCGCTGCGACTTCAGCTGCGCGACGCGGCGGGGCGATCCGGTGCCGACCCGGGCGCCCTCGGGCAGGGTCTCCAGCGTGAGCCCGTCGCGGGCTGCGAGGGCGTCCCGCGCGTCCGCGCGCTTCGGGATCGCGCCGACCACGAGGCCGGTGGCGGGAGCGGTCGGAAGGTCTTTCAGGGAGTGGACGACCAGATCCACGTCGCCCGCGAGGAGCGCGTCGCGGAGGGCGGTGGCGAACACTCCCGTTCCGCCGAGCTGCGCGAGCGACTCGCGCGAGGTGTCGCCCTGCGTGGTCACCGTGACGAGTTCGACATCGAGGCCCGTGGCCCGGGCGATCGACTCGGCGACCGCCGTCGTCTGGGCGACCGCCAGTGCGCTGCCGCGCGTACCGACGCGCAGGACGCCCTCACGGCGCTCGGCGTCGCCGTCGACCCTCGTCACGGCGCCGCTCACGGTGCGAGCCCCGCTGCCGCCGGCTTGAATCCGAGGCGGACGTTCTCGCAGCATCCCGGACGGCACACGTCGTACCAGGGGCCGAGCGAGGTGACCGCGGGACGCTCCTCGGTGGGGACGCCGTCGCGGCGTTCGAGGACGAGGTCGACCAGACCCTTCACGTACGCGGCGTGCGTGCCCGGGGTCGGGACGCGGACGGCGACCAGTCCGTGCTCGTCGCTGGTCTCCATGGCCTCGTTGTCGAGGTCCCAGAGCACCTCCATGTGGTCGCTGACGAACCCGAGCGGCACGATGACGACCGCCTTGACGCCCAGCGCGGGGAGTTCTGCGATGCGGTCGTTGATATCCGGCTCGAGCCACGGCATCGACGGCGGCCCGGAGCGCGACTGGTAGACCAGATCCCATTCGACGGTTCCGCCGGTCGCAGCGTGCGTGACGACCTCCGCGACCGCGAGGTGCTGCGCCGCGTAGGCGCCCCCGTCACCGAAGCCGCGCTCGGCGGGGCCGGACCGGGTGGCGTCGCTCGACGGGATGGAGTGCGTCGAGTACAGGATGCGCACCTCGGTCGCCGGGTCGAGCCCGGGGAGCTTCTGCTGCAGCTCGTCGATGGCGTTGCGGACGCCCTCGATGAACGGCTCCACGAAGCCGGGGTGGTCGAAGAACTGGCGCACCTTGTCGATCTGGATGCGCTCCCCCAGTCCGGTGGCTTCCAGAGCGCCCGCGAAGTCCTCGCGGTACTGACGGCAGCTGGAGTAGGACGAGTACGCGCTGGTCGCGATGGCGATGAGCTTGATGAAGCCGCGCTCGTCGGCCTCGCGCAGTGCGTCAGCCAGGTACGGGTCCCAGTTGCGGTTGCCCCACAGCACGGGAAGGTCGATGCCGCGCTCGGCGAGCTCCGCCTCGAGCGCTGCCTTCAGCTCGCGGTTCTGGTCGTTGATGGGGCTGACGCCGCCGAAGTGGCGGTAGTGGTGCGCGACCTCTTCCAGCCGCTCCTCCGGGATGCCGCGCCCGCGGGTGACGTTGCGGAGGAAGGGGATGACGTCGTCCTGACCCTCCGGGCCGCCGAAGCCGGCCAGCAGGATCGCGTCGTAGGCGACCGGCTCGGTCACGTGCTCGGGCCCGGCGGCCGCGGCCGGCGTCGCGAACAGCACCCGCTGATCGGTCTGTGCCTCGGTCACTGCAGGACCTCCACGATTTCGGCGGGCTGGATGCGGCGGCCGGTGAAGAACGGGACCTCTTCGCGGACGTGGCGGCGTGCCTCGGTGTACCGGAGCTCGCGCATCATGTCGACGAGGTCGGTCAGCTCGTCCGCCTCCAGCGGGAGGATCCACTCATAGTCGCCGAGGGCGAACGAGGCCACCGTGTTCGCCAGGACTTGGCGGAACGCGGCACCCTTCCTGCCGTGCTCGGCCAGCATCTGCGAGCGCTCCTCATCGGGCAGCAGGTACCACTCGTAGCTGCGGACGAAGGGGTAGACGCAGAGCCAGTCCTTCGCGGCCTTGCCACGGAGGAAGCCCGGCACGTGCGCCTTGTTGAACTCGGCGTCACGGTGAACGCCCATGGCGTTCCACGTGGGGAGCAGGGCCTTCAGCAGCCGGGTCCGGCGCAGCTGGCGCAGGCCCCACTGCAGGGTCTCGGCCTCGGGGCCGTGCAGCCAGATCATCAGGTCGGCGTCGGCGCGGAGGCCGGAGACGTCGTACAGGCCGCGGGTGGTCACACCCTGAAGCTCCATGTCGGCGATGACGCCTTCGAGCTCGGAGACCGCGGTGGGCACGTCGGTGCCGTCGAGGTCGTCGGGCCGGGCGGGGTCACGGCGCAGCACTGCCCAGAGGGTGAAGCCGGTCGGGGTGTCGCTGGGGGTGTCGGGGGAGGTCGACTCTGCCGGAACGGCAGCCGGGGTACTCATACCCACAGTCTCCCTCTCAAACCTGAGAAGGCCAAAAACGAGCGGGCGCTCACCGGCGGATCAGCCGGACGACGCCCCAGACGGCGAGCGCGGTCGCGGCCACGGCTCCGGCGGCGGCAGACGCGAGCGCGATCGGGTTGTCCCTGCGGAGGCGCTCGACGCGCTCGGTGAGGCGCCTGGGCACGTTGAGCTTGTACTCGAGCGCCTCGATGGTGGCGGCGAGCTCGGAACGCGCCCGGTCGACGTCGCTGCGGTCAGTTGTCATACTTCCCCAGTCCTTTCACCGCGTCGACGTCTTCCTTGATGCTGTCGATCGTCTGCGACGGTGCCACGCCATCCATCTTCTTGAGGGAGCGGACGCCGATCAGTGCGAGCACCACGGCGATCACGACGAGTGCCCCGAAGACGATGAGCGCGGCGGCCCAGCCGGGAAGTGCAACGGCGATGCCGAGGATCGCCGCGGCGACGAGCGTGCCGAACGCGAAGAACAAGAGGAAGGCGGCCCCTGCGAACAGCCCTATGCCGACACCGGCATACTTCGCCT
This region of Leifsonia sp. fls2-241-R2A-40a genomic DNA includes:
- a CDS encoding uroporphyrinogen-III synthase, with the protein product MTNTAPIPKPLAGWRVLVPRGGPWGDSVAADLRSKGASPVVAAMINFAPTADAPALERALARLANGEFDWMTVTSATTVDVLSAQRAVVPPTTRVAAVGETTAAALAAAGYHVDLVPSEDNSARGLLDEWEAATQGAFPLRVLTLRSEIAKPLLTEGLRRIGHEVESVVAYRTVGVPVPESVVDDVRDGLVQAILVTSGSVAEQVQQQLGPVPESTLIAAIGPQTARDARSFGLRVDVIAEERTAASLIDAVVQVAQSRAAADAADA
- the hemC gene encoding hydroxymethylbilane synthase translates to MSGAVTRVDGDAERREGVLRVGTRGSALAVAQTTAVAESIARATGLDVELVTVTTQGDTSRESLAQLGGTGVFATALRDALLAGDVDLVVHSLKDLPTAPATGLVVGAIPKRADARDALAARDGLTLETLPEGARVGTGSPRRVAQLKSQRPDLDVTDLRGNVDTRLRMVAEGELDAVVLAAAGLTRLGRLDAVTDYFPLSLMPTAPGQGALALEVRAGDEKGRGPIARALAAVDHVTTHASVVAERHVLAGLEAGCAAPIGATAIVDDGLLFLTATVYRPDGTERLTASHAATPDSLSSAHLQEAALDVGARVVAELLQAGAADLAPLGSSR
- a CDS encoding ferrochelatase, translating into MTEAQTDQRVLFATPAAAAGPEHVTEPVAYDAILLAGFGGPEGQDDVIPFLRNVTRGRGIPEERLEEVAHHYRHFGGVSPINDQNRELKAALEAELAERGIDLPVLWGNRNWDPYLADALREADERGFIKLIAIATSAYSSYSSCRQYREDFAGALEATGLGERIQIDKVRQFFDHPGFVEPFIEGVRNAIDELQQKLPGLDPATEVRILYSTHSIPSSDATRSGPAERGFGDGGAYAAQHLAVAEVVTHAATGGTVEWDLVYQSRSGPPSMPWLEPDINDRIAELPALGVKAVVIVPLGFVSDHMEVLWDLDNEAMETSDEHGLVAVRVPTPGTHAAYVKGLVDLVLERRDGVPTEERPAVTSLGPWYDVCRPGCCENVRLGFKPAAAGLAP
- the hemQ gene encoding hydrogen peroxide-dependent heme synthase translates to MSTPAAVPAESTSPDTPSDTPTGFTLWAVLRRDPARPDDLDGTDVPTAVSELEGVIADMELQGVTTRGLYDVSGLRADADLMIWLHGPEAETLQWGLRQLRRTRLLKALLPTWNAMGVHRDAEFNKAHVPGFLRGKAAKDWLCVYPFVRSYEWYLLPDEERSQMLAEHGRKGAAFRQVLANTVASFALGDYEWILPLEADELTDLVDMMRELRYTEARRHVREEVPFFTGRRIQPAEIVEVLQ
- a CDS encoding DUF3618 domain-containing protein — protein: MTTDRSDVDRARSELAATIEALEYKLNVPRRLTERVERLRRDNPIALASAAAGAVAATALAVWGVVRLIRR
- a CDS encoding phage holin family protein; this translates as MTDREPTPGERARVERARAKSVAQLVTDLPRQLVELLTAELNHLKAEFAEKAKYAGVGIGLFAGAAFLLFFAFGTLVAAAILGIAVALPGWAAALIVFGALVVIAVVLALIGVRSLKKMDGVAPSQTIDSIKEDVDAVKGLGKYDN